The genomic DNA ATCAATTATTTAAAAATATTAGTGAAGAAGAAATAAATAAACGCATTTTAAATATCGAAAATTATTTTTTCCATCATTTTAACAAAAAAAATCTAATAAAGGGTTATTCAAGTTTAGATCATATCGGCTTAATATTTTGGCAGCCAACTTTAAAACATTACTCTTTTCCGGCATGGAAAGAAAATGGTGATAGGTCTATTTGTACAATTTATGCACCATCAGGATGGGAACAAATCGTCAAACATAAAAACGAGGCAACTGCACCTTTTCAATTAGTTGAAGTATTAAATAGAAATCCCGCACGGTTTAATCAATTTACTCCTCCGTTAATTTTTTCATATTTAGATAAGAAGAGACAGGAATTAAAAATTTTCAATGATGGTCTCGGAATGGCAAAATTGTATTGTTTAAAAACGGATAGTGGCTATTTTTTTTCTAATAAAGTTTCTGCGCTTTACCTTTTTGCGAAGGAAAGAGCAGTAATGGATAAGAGAGGGTGGCATATTTTTGCGCAAGCTGGATGGTTTATGGGGAATTCTTCTTCTATAAAAGGTTCATATCGTGTACAGCCTGGCCGCTCGATCATCTTAAAAAATAATCAAACAACACAAATAAAAAATCTGAATTTAAATAGTCTTGATGCTTGGGTGAATCCGAGGAAACGAGAAGAACAGCCGTTTTCAGAGCATGTTGAAAGTATTTTAACAACGACAAAATCCTTTTTTAATATGTTTGATTATCCAGTCACGTCAATGCTTTCGGGAGGAAAAGATTCTAGAGTGACTTCAGCTATGATGATTAAATCAGGAATAGATTGTAGCTTTAGAACAATTGGACCGTTAAAACAAGAAATGGAGATTGCGAAATTACTTTTACGGCGAATTAATCTCCAAGACCGCCACCATATTATTGAAAAAAAGGATCAAAATCATAAGCAAAACCCCATCCCGTTAGCAGAGAGATTGTCTATGCTACATGTTGTTTTTGATGGTGATTACACTCCAGTTAAACAAACTGGGATGATAACGAAGGCAAGTATTTACCGACTTAGCAATGTGTTAATTGGTGGTACAGGCGGAGAAATAGCCATCGGAAAATATTATTCCAATCCAGAAATGCGAAAAAAAATAATTGCAAAAGGAAGTGTTGGCCCTGAATGGCGATTACTTTCGAGCTTGTCTTTAGATCAAGCAGAAGCTTGTCATGATATAAAAGCTGAAGTGAGACAGGTCATTAATGAAGCATTGCAACTAGGTCTTAAAGGTTTAGAAATACTTGACTATTTCTTTTTAAAAGAACGAGTAGGACGTTGGGATCCGAAAGGAGGACATTTTAATTCATTTACACCATTTACTACGCCAAGCTTTATTACATTAGCCTTCAAGCAAACTCCTTTAGAAAAAGCTAACTTTACATTGCATAAAAAATTAATTCACTATTTAATTCCTAAATGGTCGACTATTCCATTTTATAAAGCCGATATTAAAAAGGAAAAGCGTGATGAGAAGGCGGAAAAAAAGATGAGAATATGGCAAAATAATGATCGGCATTTTGTAGATGAGATTTTATACTCTACTCAGTTATGGAAGGAGTTCTTTGACAAAAAAAAAGTGCTTCACTTCTGGCAGACTGCAAAGAAAAAGGGGCTTTTTCCCCGCTATGAGGCACTATTTCAAAGAATCGTCTGGCTCGCTAGTTTTAAACAACATCTTTCATCATTGAATCAACATATAAAGTAAAAATTAGTGGGGAAAATAGAACATCCCCACTAATTATAACTGTTAAAACCAACTTATGAACGACTGGTCTATTTGCTTTTTCCCCAGGCTACATACCTCGATTGACAAACGTTTTCAGTAAGTCTATAGTAGCAGCGTCAATTATTGACTTTGTCTCTGCATTCCAAATGAGTGAGGAAGAGTAATGTTTTACTTTATTACTTTTGCAATAAGTGCTTTATTTTTTGTTGAGGCATCAAAATGGTACACAAAGTTAAATGCATTAATAGAAAACTTCTGCTGTGCTTGAACCTTTTTTAAGAACACATTTTGTATCATTAAATCACATAACATGATATCGGAGCTGTTGATCACACTTTTATGAACGATACATCCATCATTCAACACTTTCGATGTATATGTGTATTCATCGCTGTTGTTGATTAAGCGCAATTTGTGATCACGTAAATATTTGTAATAGCTGCCTTTACCAATAATTTTAGCACCTGAATAAATCGACCCCCAAACTAGGTCGGTTAAAAAGTATCGTCCATAATAATGTTTAGGATTAAAGTAAGATACATAATCTGTATTACGAATGATGTTTGCTAGGTTTATTTTAACATGATTAACTGGGATAAAATTCACATGATCGATTTTTTTTAGTGCGGCTTGCTCTTTTTTACTAAAATGTTTACTTAAAAAGATCGTTAATTTTTTATGAGAATAATCTTGAGCTTTATATGAAGTGAGAATGTTTTTAACATCTTTTCGGTTTTGAGCATAACTAATGACATGAACATTTATTTGATATGTTTTTTTTACATGAATACCGCAACTTTTTGCAATTGTATATAGGCGATGTGCATACGTATGACTGGAAAAGATAAGACGCTGTCCTTCTAATTCTTTCTTCACTCTCCAATCATCATGATTTAAAGTAAACTTTAAACTAGTTTTCATCGTTTTATAATCAGGTACAATTTGGACAATATTTTTAAACATTTGCTCAACAGCCGCTGAATGTGTGCTAACGACCATCACACCTGAGGCTAACAGCTCATATATTCGACGTGAGCACATTGTTGGAGAGTTTTTTACTGAATTAACGTTAAGGCCGATTTTATATTTTTTATATTGTTGGACGAGTTGATCATAAGGGAGTGAACCAACAATATATTTTTGAAAAGAGACGGGGTATTTAAATCCGCTGCTTTTACGATGATAGTTTCGATCATAAATTTCTAATCCATAAATAGAGGCAACGGATAACAGTTTATTCATTTCTATTCTTCTTTCTTTATGCTGGTTTCCGTAATATGAACCTGCAAAGAATTAATTTTTTTGTTTATAGCCATTTACTCTTATCGGATGATGAATTTTTGGTTGTGCTGCAAAAGGAAGTGTAAATACTCGGTTATGTCCAACCTTTTTTCGGTATTTTTCAATGCAATTTTTATCAGTTGTAAAAATATAATCAAATAGCTTGGCAGAGTTAAAATATAAATCAAAATGAACAGGGTCTTCTTTATTCCAAAAAACAGTTTTAATATTATTTTTTCGACACCAAGAAACGAGTTGCTTTAATTCTTCATTTTCTTGATCGACATGATAATTGGCAATTTTACGTTGCCAATTTCCATTGTTTCCTCTCCAAGCTGATTCAACTAATAATAAATGAGGCCGGTTTTTGATTAATTGTTTTTCCCAGTTACCATGTTCAATTTGAAAGAGATTACATTCATGTTTGAAACATTCATATGAGAACTCATCTAATATACAGGCGACTTTTAATTGTGAGATTGAAAGAGTAATGCTTTTCATCCCCTTTCATAAAACTTTTTTTAAAATGGTGTTCCGATTTGAATACAGTGAAAGCCTTCGTTTTTGAGCAATTGATGATTTAAAATGTTATGTGTATCGATAATGATTTGATTTCGCAGCTTGTTTTTTATTGCTTTAAAATCAATTTTCGAAAATTCATCATGATCGGTTAAGATAACTAAACAATCAGCTGAATCGACTGCCTTTTCAATATGATCAACTTGATCTTCAAAACTCAGTTTAACGTGTGGATCAAAGACTCTAAGCTGATATCCTTTTTTCTTTAAGTTAGAAATAATACTTAAGGCAGGGCTTTCTCTTATATCATCAACGTTTCCTTTATAGGAAAGACCTAATATACAAATTAATGGTTTTTTTATTGATTTAACTGAGTCCTCGATCATTTTTGTCATTCGCATCGGGATTGAATCATTCATTTTTCGAGCTAACGAAATGAGGGGTGATTCATTCGGTACTTGCTCAATAATAAACCAAGGATCTACTGCAATACAGTGTCCCCCAACTCCAGGACCAGGGGAGTGAAGGTTGACTCTTGGGTGGCAGTTAGCTAGTTTAATAGCCTCCCATATATTAATGTTTAATTTCTCGCCAATTACAGCTAACTCATTTGCAAGTGCAATATTGACATCCCGATAAGTGTTTTCAATTAACTTCACTAATTCTGCTGTTTTTGAATCTGTTACGTGAAGTTTACCTTTCAAAAAATGTTTATATAAATGAACTGTCATTTGATTTGAAGTTTCATTAATTCCCCCAATAATTCGATCGTTTAAGATTAACTCTGTTAACATATTTCCAGGTAAGACTCGTTCAGGTGAATGGGAGATGAATAAATCATCGCCGATTTTTAACGGAGTCTTTTTAAGGGCAGGAATGAGTTTATCATGAATTGTCCCTGGAGGAACAGTTGATTCTAATACAATAAGATTCCCTTTTTGTAAATAAGGTAAAATCATTTTTACTGCATTTAAAACAAAGCTTAAATCTGCTTTTTTGTCTGAAGAGATTGGTGTTGGAACTGCAATAATAAATACATCTGCATGTTTAGGTGCGCTTGAGAAGGTGAAATTTCCTAAATCGATTACTTCAATCAATAGTTCTTGTAGACCTGGTTCATGAATATGAATGTCTCTTTTTACTAAAGTGTTAATTACATTTTCATTAATATCCACTCCATGGACTTTTGCTCCATGCTTTGCAAACATGACTGCTGTAGGCAAACCTATATAACCAAGTCCCATAACACATATTTTCATTATTTCTCCCCACTTTTAATGCTTTTAGTTTACTATATGGGGTTGACCGATTAACGGTATAGATGTTTAACCTTGTGATTGTAAAATAGGTTTCTATACTAATGAGATAAAGTGAAATGAAGATGAAAAAGTCATCCATTTTGTAAAGAATGACTTTTTAGAGGCAGAGGGGGAAACGAATCGAATGATCGTTGATGATTGACAGCATCCATATATTTGTTAAAAAGGGATGTTAAATTTATTAAAGTACCAATTATCATCAAACTTTCTTTTTTCAAAATAAAGTTGTCGTTGTAATTTCACCCCATCTTGAATGACTAGCTTTTCAATTTTTAGAGGATTTGTTTGTTTAATAAGCTTTTTGCATTTTTGAATTCGCATCTGATTAAAGTGAGAGTATGCTAATCTTAATAAATTATAATATATATCATCGTTACTTACGTGATATGGATGGGATTTTCTAAATAGATGAAATACTTTAACGTTTGGCTGTATCGTGCATCGATATCCAAAAAGCCAAAGCTTGATCGAAAGCTCTACATCTTCATGGCCCCAAGTTTTAAAACCGCTTTCGAAGCCGCCCACATCGTTGAAAACTTTTTTAGGAATAAGTAGACAGCCCCCTGGCAACACAGCGGTTTCAAATAAATTACTTCTTTTTTTATTCCAATACACTTTAAGAAGATGATTTAAGCTCATTCCATAACCGACTTTATCCGGTTCAGTTATTGAGGCAATCGCAGGTGAAACAACATCCGTTTTTCCTGTAAGAATTGGTTGCAATAACCGGTCAATCCACCAGTTTTCAAAGTTTAAATGTGCATCGCAAAAGATGAGGTATTCTCCTTCAGCTATATTTGAGCCTGAATTTCTTGCATTTGCTGCACCGACTCCTGTCGTGCGTACTAATTTCACTTGATTTTTCCAAGGGTTATTTTTCAAGAAATCACAACAGCCATCTGTCGAACCGTCATCGACAATAATCGTCTCAAATTTAATGTTAGTTTTTGTATTAAATAAGGAGTCAAGCGTAGATTGCACATTTTCGCCTTCATTTTTTGCTGGAAAGATAATGGAGACTTGCGGCTTTTTATGCGTCAATCTTTTCACCCCCTTTAATCATATTTTTATACAATTATATGATTTGAGTGAAAGGTCGTGACTAACAAATCGTGTAAGTAAGTCACATGGAGGAAACATTTGCTCATGCGGTAAGGAAGTGCTTCATAAAATAGTAAAAAATATCACGAAAAGAGGGTGATGAATATGAATATATCTCTTTATCATCATGGAAAGCTGAAAGGAACGATTCTATCTTCAGCATTGCCAGCTTTTCA from Bacillus aquiflavi includes the following:
- a CDS encoding glycosyltransferase, which translates into the protein MTHKKPQVSIIFPAKNEGENVQSTLDSLFNTKTNIKFETIIVDDGSTDGCCDFLKNNPWKNQVKLVRTTGVGAANARNSGSNIAEGEYLIFCDAHLNFENWWIDRLLQPILTGKTDVVSPAIASITEPDKVGYGMSLNHLLKVYWNKKRSNLFETAVLPGGCLLIPKKVFNDVGGFESGFKTWGHEDVELSIKLWLFGYRCTIQPNVKVFHLFRKSHPYHVSNDDIYYNLLRLAYSHFNQMRIQKCKKLIKQTNPLKIEKLVIQDGVKLQRQLYFEKRKFDDNWYFNKFNIPF
- a CDS encoding nucleotide sugar dehydrogenase; translation: MKICVMGLGYIGLPTAVMFAKHGAKVHGVDINENVINTLVKRDIHIHEPGLQELLIEVIDLGNFTFSSAPKHADVFIIAVPTPISSDKKADLSFVLNAVKMILPYLQKGNLIVLESTVPPGTIHDKLIPALKKTPLKIGDDLFISHSPERVLPGNMLTELILNDRIIGGINETSNQMTVHLYKHFLKGKLHVTDSKTAELVKLIENTYRDVNIALANELAVIGEKLNINIWEAIKLANCHPRVNLHSPGPGVGGHCIAVDPWFIIEQVPNESPLISLARKMNDSIPMRMTKMIEDSVKSIKKPLICILGLSYKGNVDDIRESPALSIISNLKKKGYQLRVFDPHVKLSFEDQVDHIEKAVDSADCLVILTDHDEFSKIDFKAIKNKLRNQIIIDTHNILNHQLLKNEGFHCIQIGTPF
- a CDS encoding glycosyltransferase family protein; amino-acid sequence: MNKLLSVASIYGLEIYDRNYHRKSSGFKYPVSFQKYIVGSLPYDQLVQQYKKYKIGLNVNSVKNSPTMCSRRIYELLASGVMVVSTHSAAVEQMFKNIVQIVPDYKTMKTSLKFTLNHDDWRVKKELEGQRLIFSSHTYAHRLYTIAKSCGIHVKKTYQINVHVISYAQNRKDVKNILTSYKAQDYSHKKLTIFLSKHFSKKEQAALKKIDHVNFIPVNHVKINLANIIRNTDYVSYFNPKHYYGRYFLTDLVWGSIYSGAKIIGKGSYYKYLRDHKLRLINNSDEYTYTSKVLNDGCIVHKSVINSSDIMLCDLMIQNVFLKKVQAQQKFSINAFNFVYHFDASTKNKALIAKVIK
- a CDS encoding DUF3880 domain-containing protein, whose amino-acid sequence is MKSITLSISQLKVACILDEFSYECFKHECNLFQIEHGNWEKQLIKNRPHLLLVESAWRGNNGNWQRKIANYHVDQENEELKQLVSWCRKNNIKTVFWNKEDPVHFDLYFNSAKLFDYIFTTDKNCIEKYRKKVGHNRVFTLPFAAQPKIHHPIRVNGYKQKN